A single window of Periophthalmus magnuspinnatus isolate fPerMag1 chromosome 22, fPerMag1.2.pri, whole genome shotgun sequence DNA harbors:
- the zgc:109986 gene encoding uncharacterized protein zgc:109986, with translation MDFGEAKRELKKLLKLTRPEHVGRLLQWVTSSEEVESLLRDNRSVILENISEELRSSLPLDAMMPSETYTQNKIQECARRTVHVDSFLFDENLLDSMCEAGTFSRTYCVQCGSTKTRDLEFLSHSFSVPELRFLFLNVLPDLTGRVLVDVGSRLGAVLYGGHVFSSAARLIGLELNEDFVRLQNQVIHKYGFGDRIQVLHADFCSQETLIQNTDVLIMNNVFEFFLEPHEQIRCWRFLVQNFHRKGSLLVTVPSLDQCFRQIQETLPCDWLEELPVNYDLFLSSDADQNEAFRQIHLYRVM, from the exons ATGGACTTTGGAGAAGCGAAGCGCGAGCTCAAAAAGCTCCTGAAGCTCACGCGCCCCGAGCACGTGGGAAGGCTGCTGCAGTGGGTGACAAGCTCAG AGGAGGTGGAATCACTCCTGAGGGATAACAGGAGTGTGATCCTGGAGAACATCTCAGAGGAGCTCAGGTCCTCACTACCTCTAGACGCCATGATGCCCTCAGAGACCTACACCCAAAACAAG ATTCAGGAGTGTGCACGGAGGACTGTGCATGTGGACAGCTTCCTTTTTGATGAGAACCTTCTGGACTCAATGTGTGAGGCGGGGACCTTCAGCCGAACCTACTGTGTCCAGTGTGGATCTACCAAGACCAGAGACCTgg AGTTTCTGTCCCACTCGTTCTCGGTGCCGGAGCTCAGGTTCTTGTTCCTGAATGTTCTTCCGGACTTGACCGGGCGAGTTCTGGTCGACGTCGGGTCCAGACTTGGAGCAGTTCTTTATGGG GGTCACGTGTTCAGCTCAGCTGCGCGTCTCATCGGACTGGAACTAAATGAAGACTTTGTGAGACTCCAGAACCAAGTGATTCACAAGTATGGCTTTGGAGACCGAATCCAG GTCCTGCATGCAGACTTCTGTTCCCAGGAGACTCTGATACAAAACACTGATGTTCTCATCATGAACAACGTCTTTGAGTTTTTCCTGGAGCCTCATGAACAGATCAG ATGCTGGAGGTTCCTGGTCCAGAACTTCCATAGAAAAGGTTCCTTGTTGGTGACAGTtcctagtttagaccagtgCTTCAGACAGATTCAG GAGacgctgccctgtgattggttggAGGAGCTTCCTGTGAACTATGACCTTTTCCTGTCAAGTGATGCGGATCAGAATGAAGCATTTCGACAGATTCACCTGTACAGGGTCATGTGA
- the arid4a gene encoding AT-rich interactive domain-containing protein 4A isoform X2, which yields MKAVEEPAYLTVGTDVSAKYRGAFCEAKIKTVKRLVKVKVTLKGEGTSQVVHDDQVKGQLRVGSVVEVKTNEGGNSEAVISKLTDASLYTVVFDDGDEKTLRRTSLCLKGERHFAESETLDQLPLTNPEHFGTPVIGKKSNRGRRSSQAVPDEENESSSSEEEEEESRVSDELLGTVCSVEGPEPGLVLVLSPVCNEELVVKKDHCLVRSFGDGKFSTVLRRHLHTLNSASICKPELANRQGVSAAQAFLRTRAVPEVWKMDLSQILESSSDSDDKHSDEDQEEQERRKKRLEEEPEEEPDPEERDHFLQQLYKFMEDRGTPINKPPVLGYKGLNLFKLFRLVTLQGGCSGIESGTVWKQIYMDLGIPVLNSAAAYNVKTAYKKYLFGFEEFCRSALITFRTIHHNNPCPPPSPTNQRAASETKTSPPSNHTALPEPKSNPVPNQRTAGAELKDTVKTETDSESDSDHEERHTSPRGRRRCVLPLKDKRGTDSDEQREPRKRTPRQTDQSERTPRLTDQSESGGRLSDQSERGSDDEEDDDDEEEEDELPHQPTERSEEDPDGVTGTRVRVKYGRGKTQKIYEAHIKKTDVDNGENFYLVHYYGWNVRYDEWVKADRIIWPSEKGSKKKRRGKLKNKEEGPPEEERPPPMRTSGARRGRPLGSKNKTNGRAPETRPDSGPNMSNGDNTPRRRTRRTSGMFDSDRASNEDSGNSSDDSESEDSTEKKQFPWRRKEAGPKQEAELCLKQEEEEPSCEDTPDTVPKPTDTTAPSMHQDTAHSQSVQGAGQEQLPVTPEKALAPPTLLLDSSPRLKLLPSVPLMPLPPLSEPMVVLHHCLPPDSDTDSASESDSEKEEKRRGRRGELRGERTEVKEEVTEEVREEMVRSPAKLLNNKSPLRDWNLNARSPQKERCIGDRSPLRATVRSPARDKKEAERNQEDRTQGERTQGERTQGERTQGERTQGDRTQGERTQGDRTQEDKNQGDRTQEDKNQGERTQEDKNQGERTQEDKTQGERTQEDKNQGERTQEDKDQGERTQEDKNLGERTQEDKNLGERTQENKNLGERTQEDKNLGEGTLRSEKTEDASSPLRPIKTKGEIPDKIQLEKAALRLDKPQGDQGPPKGPPQGPLQEGADCPNEERCQVERTPEKRDRTASEKPPEQEEKEEGTDNIESEKTTVKRKAPEQKSPEKKLKTETQTSPKTTNMADTEQQSGARQEEVKMEVREAKGDDEEPEQREPTLPEMGPEALVCYEVDLDEPDEREKAVSASEQLLLMMRESHLHLSPPVPHKVPPTPSKGLSTLPKAPSTVPEHNCTERREERGNTGGNEQGRQRGNEDTNSSSTSNSSHCDRGQKRVLEGPSPTVKKHKRHKRPTPQKHDKNGAGHSSDSEDQTHKHCPSPTSRGHKWTLHIDDLEKMSSSERISFLQDKLQEIRKYYLSLKSEVASIDRRRKRLKKKEREVSNTASTSSSSDAALSPSSSSPSQSSLAVEVR from the exons GTGTCTCAAAGGAGAAAGGCACTTCGCCGAGAGTGAG ACTCTGGACCAGCTCCCTCTCACAAACCCCGAGCACTTTGGGACGCCTGTGATCGGCAAGAAGTCCAACAGAGGGCGCCGCTCCTCACAGGCCGT cCCTGATGAGGAGAATGAGTCTTCATCctcggaggaggaggaggaggagagcagagtcTCTGATGAGCTGCTGGGGACAGTGTGCTCTGTGGAGGGACCAGAGCCCGGCCTGGTCCTG GTGCTGTCTCCAGTGTGTAATGAGGAGCTGGTAGTGAAGAAGGACCACTGTTTGGTTCGCTCTTTTGGAGATGGAAAGTT CTCCACTGTGCTCCGTAGACACCTGCACACGCTAAACTCTGCCTCCATCTGCAAACCGGAGCTCGCCAATAGACAAG gtgtgagtgcagCCCAGGCCTTCCTCAGGACCAGAGCAGTCCCTGAGGTCTGGAAAATGGACCTGAGTCAGATCCTGGAGTCTTCATCTGACAGTGACGATAAACACAGCGATGAAGACCAAGAGGAGCAAGAGAGACGCAAGAAACGGCTTGAAGAAGAG CCCGAGGAGGAGCCCGACCCCGAGGAGAGGGACCACTTCTTGCAGCAGCTCTACAAGTTCATGGAGGACAGAG gGACCCCCATAAACAAACCCCCGGTGCTGGGTTATAAGGGCCTGAACCTGTTTAAGCTCTTCAGACTGGTTACACTCCAGGGCGGCTGCAGTGGCATCGAGTCTGGCACCGTGTGGAAGCAGATCTACATGGACCTGGGTATCCCTGTGCTCAACTCTGCAGCAGCGTACAATGTCAAGACTGCCTACAAGAA aTACCTTTTTGGGTTCGAGGAGTTCTGCCGCTCGGCGCTCATCACCTTCAGAACCATCCACCACAACAACCcctgccctcctccctccccaaccaatcagagagcagcctCAGAAACCAAGACAAGCCCCCCGTCGAATCACACAGCGCTGCCAGAGCCCAAGAGCAACCCTGTGCCAAATCAGAGAACGGCAGGGGCAGAGCTTAAAGACACGGTGAAAACTGAGACTGATTCAGAGAGCGACAGTGACCACGAGGAGCGCCACACCTCCCCCAGA GGCCGGCGCCGCTGTGTGCTCCCCCTAAAGGACAAACGAGGCACTGACTCAGACGAACAGAGAGAGCCACGCAAACGCACGCCCAGACaaaccgaccaatcagagcgcacgCCCAGGCTcacagaccaatcagagagtGGGGGCAGGCTGTCCGACCAATCAGAAAGAGGCTCAGATGACGAGGAAGATGATGacgatgaggaagaagaggatgagcTTCCGCACCAGCCCACAGAAAG GTCAGAGGAGGACCCTGACGGAGTGACTGGGACCAGAGTCCGGGTCAAGTATGGTCGAGGAAAAACTCAGAAGATTTATGAGGCTCACATCAAAAAGACTGACGTGGACAACGGGGAGAACTTCTATCTGGTGCACTACTACGGCTGGAACGTCAG GTACGATGAGTGGGTGAAGGCGGACCGCATCATCTGGCCCTCAGAGAAGGGGtccaagaagaagaggaggggcaAACTCAAG AATAAGGAGGAGGGGCCCCCAGAAGAGGAGAGGCCCCCACCAATGAGAACCTCAGGGGCTCGCAGGGGTCGACCTCTGGGCAGCAAGAACAAAACCAATGGCCGAGctccagagaccagacctgacTCTGGACCCAACATGTCCAACGGAGATA ACACTCCACGCAGAAGAacccggaggacctcagggatgTTCGACTCAGACCGGGCCTCAAACG aggATTCTGGGAACTCGTCGGACGACAGCGAATCAGAAGACTCGACGGAGAAGAAGCAGTTTCCGTGGCGACGGAAGGAAGCGGGTCCCAAACAGGAAGCAGAGCTGTGTCTgaaacaggaagaggaggagccgaGCTGCGAGGATACCCCTGACACCGTCCCCAAGCCCACAGACACTACAGCTCCCAGCATGCATCAGGACACTGCCCACAGCCAATCTGTGCAGGGTGCGGGGCAGGAGCAGCTGCCCGTCACTCCAGAGAAG GCTCTGGCTCCACCCACTCTGCTCCTGGACTCCTCCCCCAGACTCAAgctcctcccctctgtcccgCTTATGCCCCTCCCGCCTCTGTCTGAGCCTATGGTCGTCCTCCATCACTGCCTACCGCCTGACTCAGACACAGATTCCGCCTCCGAGAGCGACAgcgagaaagaggaaaagaggcgAGGTAGGAGAGGCGAGCTGCGAGGGGAGAGGacggaggtgaaggaggaggtgacagaggaggtgagggaggagatggTCAGGAGTCCTGCTAAACTCCTCAACAACAAATCTCCTCTGAGAGACTGGAACCTGAACGCCCGAAGCCCACAGAAGGAGCGCTGCATCGGGGACAGGTCTCCGCTCAGAGCCACCGTTCGGTCTCCAGCGAGGGACaagaaagaagcagagaggaaCCAAGAGGACAGGACCCAGGGGGAGAGGACCCAGGGGGAGAGGACCCAGGGGGAGAGGACCCAGGGGGAGAGGACCCAGGGGGACAGGACCCAGGGGGAGAGGACCCAGGGGGACAGGACCCAAGAGGACAAGAACCAGGGAGACAGGACCCAAGAGGACAAGAACCAGGGGGAGAGGACCCAAGAGGACAAGAACCAGGGGGAGAGGACCCAAGAGGACAAGACCCAGGGGGAGAGGACCCAAGAGGACAAGAACCAGGGGGAGAGGACCCAAGAGGACAAGGACCAGGGGGAGAGGACCCAAGAGGACAAGAACCTGGGGGAGAGGACCCAAGAGGACAAGAACCTGGGGGAGAGGACCCAAGAGAACAAGAACCTGGGGGAAAGGACCCAAGAGGACAAGAACCTGGGGGAGGGGACCCTCAGATCAGAGAAGACTGAGGATGCCAGTTCTCCTCTCCGACCAATCAAAACCAAGGGAGAGATACCAGACAAAATCCAGTTGGAGAAGGCAGCGCTGAGACTGGACAAACCCCAGGGAGACCAGGGTCCACCGAAAGGTCCACCACAGGGTCCACTTCAAGAAGGCGCTGACTGTCCAAACGAAGAGCGGTGCCAAGTGGAGAGGACACCAGAGAAACGGGACCGAACTGCGTCTGAAAAACCTCCAGaacaggaggagaaagaggagggaacaGACAATATTGAATCGGAGAAAACCACAGTGAAACGTAAAGCACCAGAGCAGAAGAGTCCAGAGAAGAAACTCAAGACTGAAACACAAACGTCTCCAAAAACTACAAACATGGCTGACACCGAGCAGCAGAGTGGAGCCAGGCAGGAAGAGGTAAAGATGGAGGTGCGAGAGGCTAAAGGAGATGACGAAGAGCCAGAGCAGCGAGAGCCCACCCTCCCGGAGATGGGTCCCGAGGCACTGGTATGTTATGAGGTGGACTTGGATGAGCCCGATGAGCGGGAGAAGGCGGTGAGCGCATCTGAACAGCTGCTGCTCATGATGAGAGAATCGCACCTGCACCTGTCCCCACCCGTGCCACACAAAGTCCCGCCCACACCCTCAAAAGGCCTGTCCACTCTGCCCAAAGCCCCGTCCACAGTGCCAGAGCACAACTGCactgagaggagggaggagcgagGGAATACCGGAGGAAACGAACAAGGACGCCAGCGAGGAAATGAGGACACGAACTCGAGTTCTACGTCTAATTCCTCCCACTGTGACAGAG GTCAGAAGCGTGTACTGGAGGGACCCAGTCCGACTGTGAAGAAGCACAAACGGCACAAGAGACCCACTCCCCAGAAACACGACAAGAATGGAGCCG GTCACAGCAGCGACAGTGAAGACCAGACCCACAAACACTGCCCCTCTcccaccagcagggggcacaaGTGGACCTTGCACATTG ATGACCTGGAGAAGATGTCTTCTTCGGAGCGTATCTCGTTTCTTCAGGACAAACTTCaggagatcagaaaatactacCTGAGCCTGAAGTCTGAGGTAGCCTCCATCGACCGCCGACGCAAGAGGCTCAAGAAGAAGGAGCGAGAAG TGTCGAACACGGCGTCCACCTCGTCTTCGTCAGACGCTGCCCtgagcccctcctcctcctctccgtctcaGAGCTCATTGGCTGTGGAGGTCAGGTGA
- the arid4a gene encoding AT-rich interactive domain-containing protein 4A isoform X1, with amino-acid sequence MKAVEEPAYLTVGTDVSAKYRGAFCEAKIKTVKRLVKVKVTLKGEGTSQVVHDDQVKGQLRVGSVVEVKTNEGGNSEAVISKLTDASLYTVVFDDGDEKTLRRTSLCLKGERHFAESETLDQLPLTNPEHFGTPVIGKKSNRGRRSSQAVPDEENESSSSEEEEEESRVSDELLGTVCSVEGPEPGLVLVLSPVCNEELVVKKDHCLVRSFGDGKFSTVLRRHLHTLNSASICKPELANRQGVSAAQAFLRTRAVPEVWKMDLSQILESSSDSDDKHSDEDQEEQERRKKRLEEEPEEEPDPEERDHFLQQLYKFMEDRGTPINKPPVLGYKGLNLFKLFRLVTLQGGCSGIESGTVWKQIYMDLGIPVLNSAAAYNVKTAYKKYLFGFEEFCRSALITFRTIHHNNPCPPPSPTNQRAASETKTSPPSNHTALPEPKSNPVPNQRTAGAELKDTVKTETDSESDSDHEERHTSPRGRRRCVLPLKDKRGTDSDEQREPRKRTPRQTDQSERTPRLTDQSESGGRLSDQSERGSDDEEDDDDEEEEDELPHQPTERSEEDPDGVTGTRVRVKYGRGKTQKIYEAHIKKTDVDNGENFYLVHYYGWNVRYDEWVKADRIIWPSEKGSKKKRRGKLKNKEEGPPEEERPPPMRTSGARRGRPLGSKNKTNGRAPETRPDSGPNMSNGDNTPRRRTRRTSGMFDSDRASNEDSGNSSDDSESEDSTEKKQFPWRRKEAGPKQEAELCLKQEEEEPSCEDTPDTVPKPTDTTAPSMHQDTAHSQSVQGAGQEQLPVTPEKKALAPPTLLLDSSPRLKLLPSVPLMPLPPLSEPMVVLHHCLPPDSDTDSASESDSEKEEKRRGRRGELRGERTEVKEEVTEEVREEMVRSPAKLLNNKSPLRDWNLNARSPQKERCIGDRSPLRATVRSPARDKKEAERNQEDRTQGERTQGERTQGERTQGERTQGDRTQGERTQGDRTQEDKNQGDRTQEDKNQGERTQEDKNQGERTQEDKTQGERTQEDKNQGERTQEDKDQGERTQEDKNLGERTQEDKNLGERTQENKNLGERTQEDKNLGEGTLRSEKTEDASSPLRPIKTKGEIPDKIQLEKAALRLDKPQGDQGPPKGPPQGPLQEGADCPNEERCQVERTPEKRDRTASEKPPEQEEKEEGTDNIESEKTTVKRKAPEQKSPEKKLKTETQTSPKTTNMADTEQQSGARQEEVKMEVREAKGDDEEPEQREPTLPEMGPEALVCYEVDLDEPDEREKAVSASEQLLLMMRESHLHLSPPVPHKVPPTPSKGLSTLPKAPSTVPEHNCTERREERGNTGGNEQGRQRGNEDTNSSSTSNSSHCDRGQKRVLEGPSPTVKKHKRHKRPTPQKHDKNGAGHSSDSEDQTHKHCPSPTSRGHKWTLHIDDLEKMSSSERISFLQDKLQEIRKYYLSLKSEVASIDRRRKRLKKKEREVSNTASTSSSSDAALSPSSSSPSQSSLAVEVR; translated from the exons GTGTCTCAAAGGAGAAAGGCACTTCGCCGAGAGTGAG ACTCTGGACCAGCTCCCTCTCACAAACCCCGAGCACTTTGGGACGCCTGTGATCGGCAAGAAGTCCAACAGAGGGCGCCGCTCCTCACAGGCCGT cCCTGATGAGGAGAATGAGTCTTCATCctcggaggaggaggaggaggagagcagagtcTCTGATGAGCTGCTGGGGACAGTGTGCTCTGTGGAGGGACCAGAGCCCGGCCTGGTCCTG GTGCTGTCTCCAGTGTGTAATGAGGAGCTGGTAGTGAAGAAGGACCACTGTTTGGTTCGCTCTTTTGGAGATGGAAAGTT CTCCACTGTGCTCCGTAGACACCTGCACACGCTAAACTCTGCCTCCATCTGCAAACCGGAGCTCGCCAATAGACAAG gtgtgagtgcagCCCAGGCCTTCCTCAGGACCAGAGCAGTCCCTGAGGTCTGGAAAATGGACCTGAGTCAGATCCTGGAGTCTTCATCTGACAGTGACGATAAACACAGCGATGAAGACCAAGAGGAGCAAGAGAGACGCAAGAAACGGCTTGAAGAAGAG CCCGAGGAGGAGCCCGACCCCGAGGAGAGGGACCACTTCTTGCAGCAGCTCTACAAGTTCATGGAGGACAGAG gGACCCCCATAAACAAACCCCCGGTGCTGGGTTATAAGGGCCTGAACCTGTTTAAGCTCTTCAGACTGGTTACACTCCAGGGCGGCTGCAGTGGCATCGAGTCTGGCACCGTGTGGAAGCAGATCTACATGGACCTGGGTATCCCTGTGCTCAACTCTGCAGCAGCGTACAATGTCAAGACTGCCTACAAGAA aTACCTTTTTGGGTTCGAGGAGTTCTGCCGCTCGGCGCTCATCACCTTCAGAACCATCCACCACAACAACCcctgccctcctccctccccaaccaatcagagagcagcctCAGAAACCAAGACAAGCCCCCCGTCGAATCACACAGCGCTGCCAGAGCCCAAGAGCAACCCTGTGCCAAATCAGAGAACGGCAGGGGCAGAGCTTAAAGACACGGTGAAAACTGAGACTGATTCAGAGAGCGACAGTGACCACGAGGAGCGCCACACCTCCCCCAGA GGCCGGCGCCGCTGTGTGCTCCCCCTAAAGGACAAACGAGGCACTGACTCAGACGAACAGAGAGAGCCACGCAAACGCACGCCCAGACaaaccgaccaatcagagcgcacgCCCAGGCTcacagaccaatcagagagtGGGGGCAGGCTGTCCGACCAATCAGAAAGAGGCTCAGATGACGAGGAAGATGATGacgatgaggaagaagaggatgagcTTCCGCACCAGCCCACAGAAAG GTCAGAGGAGGACCCTGACGGAGTGACTGGGACCAGAGTCCGGGTCAAGTATGGTCGAGGAAAAACTCAGAAGATTTATGAGGCTCACATCAAAAAGACTGACGTGGACAACGGGGAGAACTTCTATCTGGTGCACTACTACGGCTGGAACGTCAG GTACGATGAGTGGGTGAAGGCGGACCGCATCATCTGGCCCTCAGAGAAGGGGtccaagaagaagaggaggggcaAACTCAAG AATAAGGAGGAGGGGCCCCCAGAAGAGGAGAGGCCCCCACCAATGAGAACCTCAGGGGCTCGCAGGGGTCGACCTCTGGGCAGCAAGAACAAAACCAATGGCCGAGctccagagaccagacctgacTCTGGACCCAACATGTCCAACGGAGATA ACACTCCACGCAGAAGAacccggaggacctcagggatgTTCGACTCAGACCGGGCCTCAAACG aggATTCTGGGAACTCGTCGGACGACAGCGAATCAGAAGACTCGACGGAGAAGAAGCAGTTTCCGTGGCGACGGAAGGAAGCGGGTCCCAAACAGGAAGCAGAGCTGTGTCTgaaacaggaagaggaggagccgaGCTGCGAGGATACCCCTGACACCGTCCCCAAGCCCACAGACACTACAGCTCCCAGCATGCATCAGGACACTGCCCACAGCCAATCTGTGCAGGGTGCGGGGCAGGAGCAGCTGCCCGTCACTCCAGAGAAG AAGGCTCTGGCTCCACCCACTCTGCTCCTGGACTCCTCCCCCAGACTCAAgctcctcccctctgtcccgCTTATGCCCCTCCCGCCTCTGTCTGAGCCTATGGTCGTCCTCCATCACTGCCTACCGCCTGACTCAGACACAGATTCCGCCTCCGAGAGCGACAgcgagaaagaggaaaagaggcgAGGTAGGAGAGGCGAGCTGCGAGGGGAGAGGacggaggtgaaggaggaggtgacagaggaggtgagggaggagatggTCAGGAGTCCTGCTAAACTCCTCAACAACAAATCTCCTCTGAGAGACTGGAACCTGAACGCCCGAAGCCCACAGAAGGAGCGCTGCATCGGGGACAGGTCTCCGCTCAGAGCCACCGTTCGGTCTCCAGCGAGGGACaagaaagaagcagagaggaaCCAAGAGGACAGGACCCAGGGGGAGAGGACCCAGGGGGAGAGGACCCAGGGGGAGAGGACCCAGGGGGAGAGGACCCAGGGGGACAGGACCCAGGGGGAGAGGACCCAGGGGGACAGGACCCAAGAGGACAAGAACCAGGGAGACAGGACCCAAGAGGACAAGAACCAGGGGGAGAGGACCCAAGAGGACAAGAACCAGGGGGAGAGGACCCAAGAGGACAAGACCCAGGGGGAGAGGACCCAAGAGGACAAGAACCAGGGGGAGAGGACCCAAGAGGACAAGGACCAGGGGGAGAGGACCCAAGAGGACAAGAACCTGGGGGAGAGGACCCAAGAGGACAAGAACCTGGGGGAGAGGACCCAAGAGAACAAGAACCTGGGGGAAAGGACCCAAGAGGACAAGAACCTGGGGGAGGGGACCCTCAGATCAGAGAAGACTGAGGATGCCAGTTCTCCTCTCCGACCAATCAAAACCAAGGGAGAGATACCAGACAAAATCCAGTTGGAGAAGGCAGCGCTGAGACTGGACAAACCCCAGGGAGACCAGGGTCCACCGAAAGGTCCACCACAGGGTCCACTTCAAGAAGGCGCTGACTGTCCAAACGAAGAGCGGTGCCAAGTGGAGAGGACACCAGAGAAACGGGACCGAACTGCGTCTGAAAAACCTCCAGaacaggaggagaaagaggagggaacaGACAATATTGAATCGGAGAAAACCACAGTGAAACGTAAAGCACCAGAGCAGAAGAGTCCAGAGAAGAAACTCAAGACTGAAACACAAACGTCTCCAAAAACTACAAACATGGCTGACACCGAGCAGCAGAGTGGAGCCAGGCAGGAAGAGGTAAAGATGGAGGTGCGAGAGGCTAAAGGAGATGACGAAGAGCCAGAGCAGCGAGAGCCCACCCTCCCGGAGATGGGTCCCGAGGCACTGGTATGTTATGAGGTGGACTTGGATGAGCCCGATGAGCGGGAGAAGGCGGTGAGCGCATCTGAACAGCTGCTGCTCATGATGAGAGAATCGCACCTGCACCTGTCCCCACCCGTGCCACACAAAGTCCCGCCCACACCCTCAAAAGGCCTGTCCACTCTGCCCAAAGCCCCGTCCACAGTGCCAGAGCACAACTGCactgagaggagggaggagcgagGGAATACCGGAGGAAACGAACAAGGACGCCAGCGAGGAAATGAGGACACGAACTCGAGTTCTACGTCTAATTCCTCCCACTGTGACAGAG GTCAGAAGCGTGTACTGGAGGGACCCAGTCCGACTGTGAAGAAGCACAAACGGCACAAGAGACCCACTCCCCAGAAACACGACAAGAATGGAGCCG GTCACAGCAGCGACAGTGAAGACCAGACCCACAAACACTGCCCCTCTcccaccagcagggggcacaaGTGGACCTTGCACATTG ATGACCTGGAGAAGATGTCTTCTTCGGAGCGTATCTCGTTTCTTCAGGACAAACTTCaggagatcagaaaatactacCTGAGCCTGAAGTCTGAGGTAGCCTCCATCGACCGCCGACGCAAGAGGCTCAAGAAGAAGGAGCGAGAAG TGTCGAACACGGCGTCCACCTCGTCTTCGTCAGACGCTGCCCtgagcccctcctcctcctctccgtctcaGAGCTCATTGGCTGTGGAGGTCAGGTGA